One window from the genome of Bdellovibrio sp. NC01 encodes:
- a CDS encoding glycoside hydrolase family 3 protein: protein MNKYIREISRIFSISTLICIFPALVLAQAKSLDQIIDGKIQKMTLEEKVGQLFIVGFPQTKMEPELSDFITKYKPGSFLLFKRNVQNLAQIKALNAELYQAVYKSTKLPPLIAIDQEGGAVSRLPIQPAQPNALAIGQTQSPLLAEEMGYQTGLFLREVGFNMNLAPVLDVADPFSLSFIGVRSFGSDPTLVKDIGVAYSKGLMRSRVIPTAKHFPGTGNLRADPHSTIVRNTASISELKKKDLVPFEGYSSLGSNIAVMLSHSIYPALDKSKEPASFSPKISTELLREDLKYKGLVVTDDLQMKGSKQLLRPEIAALKAIKAGADIVMLTWSFADQEKAIRLVRQSVHTGEVSEAELNAKLHRILTVKAFANVYKKDPSQPLVVNAGSLSSKKYAELDEEILSSNIKTSLIPKVLPTKSAAKAKPRLPASVQRACVMSPSQDFLQSFKSATALKVLSYRIANDSDSTEIMQWSEGRCPVMVMAITGAKTAKLLRSLPKDIKGKMIVVNLSSPGLIPRERPYRKVIQLYFNHKDSGKKVAEHLNEILNNHSAQVVRSNNNNIATF from the coding sequence ATGAACAAGTATATCAGGGAAATTTCTCGGATTTTTAGCATTAGTACACTGATTTGTATTTTTCCCGCCCTTGTTCTAGCCCAAGCTAAATCGCTCGATCAAATCATCGACGGTAAAATCCAAAAAATGACCTTGGAAGAAAAAGTCGGCCAGCTCTTCATCGTCGGTTTTCCACAAACGAAGATGGAGCCCGAACTTTCCGATTTCATCACGAAATACAAACCTGGTTCATTCCTTTTATTCAAACGCAACGTTCAAAACCTAGCGCAAATTAAAGCGTTGAATGCTGAACTCTATCAAGCGGTTTACAAAAGCACGAAGCTTCCACCACTGATTGCAATCGATCAAGAAGGCGGAGCCGTTTCGCGTTTACCAATTCAGCCGGCGCAACCCAATGCTCTTGCTATTGGACAAACTCAGTCGCCACTTCTTGCGGAAGAGATGGGTTATCAAACTGGCTTATTCTTACGCGAAGTGGGTTTCAACATGAATCTTGCGCCGGTGCTAGATGTTGCTGATCCATTTTCATTAAGCTTTATTGGAGTAAGATCTTTCGGTTCAGATCCGACGCTAGTTAAAGACATCGGTGTCGCTTACTCAAAAGGCCTCATGCGTTCACGTGTGATCCCGACAGCAAAACACTTTCCCGGCACGGGTAATCTGCGCGCCGATCCGCACTCTACAATCGTGCGCAATACCGCTAGCATTTCTGAATTAAAGAAAAAAGATCTTGTCCCCTTCGAAGGATATTCTTCATTGGGTTCGAACATCGCAGTGATGCTTTCCCATTCTATTTATCCCGCATTAGATAAATCCAAAGAACCTGCAAGCTTTTCCCCGAAGATATCCACAGAGCTGTTGCGCGAAGATTTGAAATACAAAGGCCTTGTGGTCACTGATGATTTGCAGATGAAAGGTTCAAAGCAATTGCTTCGCCCCGAAATCGCGGCATTAAAAGCGATTAAAGCTGGTGCCGATATCGTGATGTTAACTTGGTCTTTCGCTGATCAAGAAAAAGCAATTCGCCTTGTTCGTCAGTCTGTACATACCGGAGAAGTTTCCGAAGCAGAGCTGAATGCAAAACTTCACCGCATTCTGACAGTGAAAGCTTTTGCGAATGTTTATAAAAAAGATCCTTCGCAGCCTCTAGTGGTAAATGCCGGAAGTTTAAGTTCAAAAAAATATGCAGAGCTTGATGAAGAAATCCTAAGTTCGAATATTAAGACAAGTCTTATTCCCAAGGTGTTACCAACAAAGTCCGCAGCCAAAGCGAAACCTCGCCTACCCGCTTCGGTTCAACGTGCGTGTGTGATGTCGCCATCACAAGATTTTCTGCAAAGTTTTAAGTCGGCAACAGCTTTAAAAGTCTTAAGCTATCGCATAGCCAACGATTCCGATTCAACAGAGATCATGCAATGGTCAGAAGGCCGCTGCCCAGTTATGGTCATGGCCATCACGGGTGCTAAAACGGCGAAGCTTCTACGCTCTTTGCCTAAGGATATAAAAGGCAAAATGATCGTGGTAAATCTATCATCACCAGGACTCATTCCGCGCGAAAGACCATATCGCAAAGTTATTCAATTGTATTTTAATCACAAGGACTCTGGAAAAAAGGTCGCTGAACACTTGAACGAGATTCTTAATAATCATTCCGCTCAAGTGGTTCGTTCGAACAACAACAATATCGCTACGTTTTAA